CGCTGTATTGATTGTCGGTTATGGTGAGTACAAAGGGTTGGAGTATTGGCTAATTAAAAACTCGTGGGGTGAATCGTTTGGCGATAAAGGGTACGCAAAAATAGCTCGGAATAAAGGGAATCATTGCAATATAGCTACGGATGTGTCGTTTCcggttttgtaatttttagaAAACACAGTTTAAGGAAAGGAATGGAAGTCAAACAAGCAAGTCTCATGGAATttctttgttcaaaaaaatagaaaatcgagTCATCAGATCGCCTTATTATAATTGTtaacaaaataagaaatttacaaaacattAAATCGGTTGAAAAGCCACGTACATCCTTTACCATTCGCATTATGCAGGTTTTTTGTAACCACCCGGTCTTTCCTCGGGAAGTAAATGAGAGAATGCATTGATGCCCATTTTGAATGTGACTTCTCCACGCTCATGTTTAGCGTTGTGCTCGATTATCGTTTTGACTGTTTCGACGAATATTTGAAATCTGCGGTTTTCCTCCTCCGGATCACCGAATGACTTGTTGTGCTCCTTCTAAAATtgtattaaaaatgaatttaaaaaaaatagggCATACGGTTCCCAGTTCTGGCAGTACTACGATTACCTTGTAGATCTCCCAGAGATCGTTTACATTCGAATTTATGTTAACGTTCTTCAATTCGTCAGCTGAAATAACAAAGCAATTTCATCATAGAATACGATCGCTCGAAACGAATCGGTTGGGATCAACGCACTGCAAGTATGAGTGATCatagtgacagctgtcaaatatttgtaagaatttttttagagtGCATTTCAATGCCAACATTTGTATGACATACTGTCCAGTTTTAGCACTCTAAGTACCACTCATCTCTCAACCGTTCGCTTTATTTGTTTCGTGCAATCCATACGTATATAAAAAATCGTATTTCAGTCTATAGTTAAGTCTATTGTTAAGTACGAGTACAACCATCCAGGCTAATATCGAAACTCTATttgattcattcattcaactAATTCGTTTCTCGCCCAGATCTCAATTGATTTTTCGGTACAATTAAAGCAACTCCTATCTGGCTGTAGTTTTATGTGGAAACTAGATAGAGGTTCAACTCGGTTTGCCGAAGTTCCGTGCTACCCTATACTATCACTATCAATAATATTGTCAACTGTGGCAATATTTTCCGATGATAAtgtaaaaattgaacaaataataCTGCGTTGCAGAGGTAGGCAGAGTCGTAGTTCCATTACATATATAATTGATGCGacgatgaaaaaaaagaaagttgaATCAACCGAATTGGTATGAGTGTTAAATTGCTATACTCAACAAAAATGCATTTCAACTAGAAAATGCTAGGAATGCAATGGAATAAGTGTGTATCAGCGGACTTTGATCCATTCCGTGaatcatttgtttttgttagttCATACACTCGTTCCCTGTCCCCATTGTTTATATTAATATGAAAAACAAAGAACACCAGACACCGATCAGATCATACACACAGGTCTTACCAAAATTACTCATAATCGACTCACCCATAGTagtaataaattcaaattaaattatcacGAATCACGatacgaaaatattgaatgCGATCACTCGTCAAGTTCTATTCTCGAACtggattttttgttattgaaatttagCTGTCACGATTGAAAATGGGGGAAAACTACATAGAAAGGGAATCAGCTGTTTCTTTGGATGTAACAAAACACACATCAACATTAGGGTGGATAGTATCCGTTTGTGTTGAAACACAGAAAAAGCAAAGTTGATATTGGTTATGCGGTCATATTAAGTCAGTATTGCAGGTAGTTAACCAAATTTGACTAAGGTCTTTTCCTAAAAAGATCTTATTGAACGAATATTCACAACTGTTTCTGGTTCCTgcttaaatttttcaacattgaTCCATCCTAAGCAATATTACGAACAAAAGACGTACCTTCGCATGTATAGTACGAGGTGAATACAGAGTCTCTTTCACGCACACAATCAGTTCTCAGTGAATGTACGTTTCATTTCGACGAGTCACAAAGGTTATTCTTGGTAGAACGTAACTTAAACTTCTCAAAAAAAGTGTGgaatgaagaagaaagaagagTACTTCTTTAGAGTGACAATAACTCTTTTTGGATAAGTCACTAGGCAGCACGGGTTTTGTGCACCGATGGTGACAAGTATTCTCGCAAGTATTAAGATGCTGAAGTCTCACACGGTcaagaaaatagaaacaagAGAAACGTAAGGTAACTTAcaaccaaaaatgtttgtggGGCCTATGTTACGGTCACAGCTAGACAGTCAAACTCAAGAAGATTCATCGTTCGCATATCGAAAATAGAGCTCCAGTCAGTAAATAAAGTGATGTTGAACTTTCTTTACTCATCATACTAATTTAGATATGATTTGGTTTAGAACTTCACATTGTGTCGTTGATCTCATGACCCAGGTCCGAACTGGTTGTACTTTCGAACTTTTCTTCATATTCCTACAATTAGCCCCAACCAAATTTGTGACGCGATTTGTTTCAGCTacttttcagctgatccactcatacaaccTCAGTGTCATGTACGTACAAATTCGTATAAACACATATAAGGCAGTGAGGTGGAAAATAGCTGAACCTTTCATCACTTGGTTGGGGCTTCGTTCTACGAGTCCGAGATGCACCTTTAAGTAGTAAGTCCGACCCTTTCAAGATTTCAAGATAATTGAGTCTATTGGGATCAAAAGTAGGTCTATTTCTTCTGTcgaagtgacgttttaaacgtcaaacataaaataatatGTAAAGTGGTCGCGCAatctttgatttttcttaatttaattgTTAGTGAAAAAGCATTAAAAAACAGCGAAAtactttgaaattattttgtgtttgacatttaaaacgtcactttgacagatggaatagaccTAATTTTGATCACAATAGACTCTatgacagttgggatcaaaagttctattacatctgtcaaagtgacgttttaaacgtcaaaccaaaatttttatgtcaaatAGTTATGAAGCCGcttatttttcctcaattaTATCAGTGTAGAAGacttacagaaaaataaacgatttcgTAATTATtaagctaaatttttttggtttgacgtttaaaacgtcactttgacagatggaatagatgTCACATACAAAGAGCGACGTTGTGTAAAAAAAGACACAAACTTCACTGTAGTCTAGATGATATACcacattttgttgattttcaaaaCCTTTTTGGAAGATTGAGTAATTGACTTTTTCGTCAAGACATAGCtcgtaataaaaatgaaaagtctcgttttcgtgtgtttattgacctcagcttcgcctcggaAACCCtacatttcaatattttatccCTAGTGAGAAAGAGAGTCTATGAAAAGTagcgaattttgttgatccgaggcgaagtcaAGGTCAAACGAAAACGAGTTTTGAACGATGAGAGGCTGTTTCAAGCCCACTATATGATACTCAAAGAAAcgacagaaaaaaatgttttcctcagataaatatattttgcgtttataattttgtgtttttaagcGCTTTCAACATCACTGTGACTatatttatgtttattatCGATATTATGTTTATAACTCAGCCTCAAATGCATCATATAACTTTTGGTAataattgttattttattttatataaagaTAAACAGTCATTAATATACTTTGAAATTAATCagagattttgttttgttttttcattgatttttgtttgttcgtttTTGTTGAATACATTTACAGACAAGTGGCCGAAACCTGAAACATATATTTCATTATGAAATCGTCCATTTTAATGATCATACTTTCGTTTATACAAGTAATTCATTTTACACGCGCCATGTTACGAAAGTACAAGCTGAAAGCTATGCAAAACCATCGTCTTTTAGGTTACTCTGAAGATTATATccttcgccttcggctcgggaCACAAACTTCCCCCTCGTGAGTAAGCAAATTTTCCCGCAGGTACGTAACACACTATTCTCTCTCTCCTCTCTCTGCATCTCATTGTTGTTTGGGTTTTTGTGGTGTTCGTAACATGATGTATGTAATAGCTATTAACGTCACAAGGACGGACAAGTTGAAAAGACGAGTTTTCACCTTAAGTTTGTTGATACGAgccgaagccgaggtcaataccCAGGcaaaaacgaaacttttaatttttcgtccgAGAAACATTCAAtgttttacatgctgagagcACCGAAAAAATGCGTCATTGATGAAATAAACGGTTTTTGGTGCtgaagcatgtaaaattttgtgcatcaCAGGAGAGAAACCGCTCAATCGCAGTACGTCCGTGAATTTGTATTCCTTcagaattgtttttatttttagttgagAATGGGTTGTCTCGTCTTCGGCTAGCACAAACACATACACGGTCTATCTAACACTAATTCTTTCGGCATAGAAATTCACGCACGCACATACTGCAATTACGTGGTTTCTCTCCCTGTGATGCAAATATTAATTCTGTATCCTCTATTCATTGTATTCTATTTATTCTTCCGTTTTGCATGATTTGGTTATAGCcaacataaattttccattatttttctATAAGACAAGTTTacattcagattttttttttgtgtcaataCAAAACGCCATACTCTGGAATTAATTCTCAATCACCGTTTAAATCCTTTTCGCAAGCCATCCAAAAAACAACTACTATTTAGAATATCTAGTTCGCAAAATAGAAGATTTCATAATTATATAaatcaaatgtaaaaaatatttaaatttaatttccccTTCTTTAGTCTACAGCTAGCGAACAGTGCTCTTCGTCTGTGTGACCAATACACTCAATAGCAGGATGATGGCCGGAGTCCCACATTCCAGGACCACAACGTTTGCACAAGCCGGATAGAGTGCATGGGATGCGAGGTAATTGTCTGAATTGATGAAGTAAGCCACGAGCCTTTCGCAGAATTACTTGTCCATCCATGTACATAGCTGTTATTTTTTGGAAGAATATTTCTAGATTAAACAACAGTAGCCCCCTAGCacattaaaattgaaagacATTGACATTGAGAGTTGCTACAAAATTCCAGTCAACTGTTATAAGGTTCGGAACAGGTTCGGTTTGACCTGAACATATTCTTGACTTGATCCTGATTTAAGAGTTCAAGTTCAACACGAATCTGACCTGAAATGGTTCGACCCAAATTTGATCTGAACCTGAAGTTTCACTTTCGGgcttgacctgaacctgaattatCAAGTCAGATCAATTTGGGTTCGGCTAATCCGGCTTTCGGAGTACAAACTTCGAGTTACAAGAACTCGACCTGACCAGGTTGAGATTAAATCCGAAAGTTAAACTTCAGGTTCAGATGAAATTTGGGTCGAGCCATATCGGTTTCAGGTTTGATCCGAAATTGAGAACTCAGTTCAGAATTGGGGTGAACctgttttcggcaacaacaacaacaacaacacaagcTTGTGGCCTGTTACATAGCGTAATGAATAGTAATACTAAGGAAGTTCTAGACACTAAGCGAtacttttaacaaaagcaGTAACGGTTAAGTTTACATGCCGATACGCTTACCGTTTCTAAGGGGTTAGGGGTATTGACTGTTGGAATATGTACTTGATGTAATTCTATCTAATAATAGACAAGCAGTCTAAATGGATCACAAGGTCTAAGTGGCCTCAGTTAAGAGCAAAATGTTGTTTATCACTTTTCAATAAACAGCCGAAAGGCAAAGTCGTATTTTATTGGAAGTCCGGATAAAGGTCTTATCCGAAATATCCTGCAGCCAATCCTCCActtccaacaggttatgggcccaggatGAAACAGTAATAAATTTAGTGAACAAGGTATAAACGCTCGTGGTGGCTCAGGAGAAGGATTTCGCGGTAATGGCAGTAACATTTACGTAAAGCCACCGGATCGTGCAAAAGTATTCACGGTAACGGCAGTCACAGTTACATAAATGCCCCAGTGTGTTCAAAGTGGTTTTCGCTGTAACGGCAGAATCAGTTACAGCCAATCCTCCACTTCCAACATTGACAAACTCAGTCACTGCAAATTTATTCCACTGCGGAGTGAACAACATCGATACATTTTCTACATTGAGAACAAAAGCCTCAACGGGAACTAACTATCGAACTATTCACACGCCTCAATTATCACTTTCAACAAAGCAAAGCCTTCATTCAAACTTACCTAATGAACTGAAATGCAATAGCATCTCGTCCGTACGTAAATCCTGTGCAATAACATCGTCAGCATAAACAGCGATTATAGCCAAGCAaagaaacaaatgaaaataatccGTGAGATAGTTTGACCAGCACGCTTCCCACATTCGGATTGCTACGGGTTCCGTGAATTCTCGCTTGAAACATCTGTTAGGAgcaacaagaaaatttatcgtcTCGCCAAATCGATTGAAAATCGTCATATTTACAGCAATATCCATCGATGGCAAAACAGTAGCTCCATGGAATCGGTATGCTTTTCCAAGTGTTCGTGGAATTTAGGAACCATCAATCGAATTAATTCTCTAAGGTAACTCTGTAACGTGATAAGAATACTTCTTGGTTACGATCAGCGGTACAGTCTTCAACGTATCTCATaccaaatttttatctatatcaTTGTCGGTCGGAGTGCACACGAAAATCGCTCTTTGCATCAATCCAACAAAGCACCAGAAAGTTTCCGATTCGTTTTGAACTTCGCATAAAACAGGAGCTAGTAGATCACTCATACCTTGCGTATATCTAGAAAGACAGTCAGGTTACACATTACAATACTATGATGCCTGTGGGCATTAACTTACGACAGTCCGGGATTGTAATAGGCATAGTTCAGCAGGATATTCTTCATAATTTCGATATTTGGATTGTCATCGCCAGCGAAATACGGATTTCCACGATCGGTACGGATAACGTCTTTCTCTATGACGCATTGGACAGTGCGCCAGAATTGCGCTTGCTCTTCAGGAGACATTGAGTACAATCGTCTTCTCGTCAAGGCTTCATATTCCTGaaagaattttcgtttttcattctGATGTATTTGGTGATCGGTTGTGTTACAGTAATAATGTGAGGGAGCAACTAAAATGTTGCGTGGTTGGCGCTCTTAATGGAGTCCCTAACATATCATTGGGATTTTCGGATATTCGTCAGCCTTCAAGGATTACCTGCTTCCTTATTTCCAGTAGAACAGCTCTATCCTCAAATGACGATGCAAACGAATAGCAATGCAACAGGAATGGCCACACTGTTTTCCGTAAACTTTTTTCTAGTCCGCCAAAGAATACGCACTTCCGTAACAGTAAATCATCTTCGATCTGTCCCTTTTCGTTGAGAAGTGTGCCGTAGAAGTAGTCTGTTGTGATTTTATTCACATTGTCTTCGTCGGGATGTAATTCTGATTTTTTCACTTCCGGTCGACAGACCATAAATTGACGGTATGGTAAATTTGGCTCGTCATTTCCTAAAGTTCCTTAGGggcaacgacaaaaaaattacttggAGTCAGTTTGGACATTCGAAATCTAAGATTTAGTGAGAACGAAGTATACCTGGTGCTAGCTTGATGTTATGAAGTAGACAGTGCCATTGGTGTAATACTTGGGCTAGGTGATCCAAACCACCGTGatgaaaatgaagaattttgtATTGAGACTCACGAGACGCAATTACCAATTGTCCGGACGTGCAATTTTCGTCATTGAAAAATAGCCGCAGTGATCGCATTTGACTGAGATCAACAGAGAATCTAAAGGAAGAATTTTGTCAGATCTTTTCAATCGGTCAGAAAATGTTTACGACGCCACTGACCTTCTACATTTCAGCGGCACTTGCTTCCTAGTCACAACTGGCGATGCTGTAGCACTATCCGGAAATGATAAATTGTGTTTGTACGCAAACAATTCCGGTGTCATCCAGTTCGGACTGAAGTTATCGTCCTGAGAGCTAGTCGACAGTGTTCGCATGAATTTATCACTTTGCTGTTTGACGCTCTCCGTCGGTGATATATCGTGGTTTTGAATACGTGGATTGGCAATTGTGATGTTTACAGACGTAACAGATTGTTGAGTTTGGAATGGTAACGGTAATTTCATATTCGGGACGGTATCTACTCCACCTTCTCCACCCAGCAACGGCTCCAATTCTCTTTTCAGTTGAATTTCATCTTCCGTTTCTTCTTTTATCGGTTGTGATTCAATGCCAACTGTGAACACATCCTCGTCGTCGGCAGCGTCATCCCGGCTGTGAGTGCTGACACTTGCTTTGTCTGAACTTGAGCTTACACTGATTGCATCGAAATTATcaccattttcattgtttaataCTTTTTTGTCGGGCAACGGACTGTTACAGAAATACGGTTCGAGGAACGGATTGGTGTTGTTGCTTACTATACTGTGGGTGCTAATTAGCGATGTTTGCGAACCGTTTTTCAATGCGTTCTTCTCGTTCAGATGCTGTAAGAACTTATTCTGCTTGAGTTCCTCCGAAAACTGTCGATGAATGATCGAATTTTCAACGGTCGATGGACATTTACGCAATGTTGCATTTGGGATCCATGTAAGCATCAGTGTCGGTCTCTTTGCGTTGTTGTATTGATCGACGAATGTCTTTGTCGTTACGGTCAGATAGCCTagagtaaataaaataaaattaaattaaactttttcgaAAGTTAATTTTTACCGGGATAATGTAGAATGTCGGATTCTTGTCTTGCGAACGCCGGTGGATGAACACAAATATTGTTCTTGCAAAACAGTACTTCGTTGTCTTCATAAATTTGATCGTCCTTATCGGCGGATTCGTCGTATCCTAAGATGTAGCTGGatgctttttttattatattgacGATAGGCATTGTGAGTTAGGATTGTTGTTAATTTTGATTCTGAAATgggaaatgaaattgaaaatcgtcaAAACAATGACTgagattttcttattttttattcgtccgtcagggactattttgagaaattatttttttaaattttttaacgattcgtttttattgtctcaaaaatagtcaatATTCCTATGACCTTTCACGGACAGTAGGCACGTAAATATAACACTAGGATAACtatcgaatctactacttcttttgatctaagtatttttaaGAGATGTAATGACTGatgtcttttacttcattagtcttAACACACACTTTACAATATAAGTTCTACTTGCCAGGGTACACCGTTTGATTTTGTCGTCGCTATCAATAACAGCTGACAGCAACAGCTGACGTTACAATGTCTGTATATCGAGTAACAACAATTAGGTATACGGATCATTAGGATCATTTACGTACATAGGCTTTTTAAGAGAGGTCAGATAAAAGGTACGCTTCATGCATTTAGTATTGAATTTTAGCATACGAGCCTCGTACTACGATGGGCTTCTAAAATTCATCTTTTTCAAGACGGTAAATCATCGTTATCGAATGAAGTGAATTCAGATTCGTTTCGAACTCTAAATGAGTCTTTGATTTTAGTGATAAGGTGGTGAAGAATCTGATGACTAATCTGATTGGCTGTTCGCGCGATTACTCGATATCCTCATTTTTCATTCCTTTATATTTATATCGCACAGAATCATATTTGGGATATGAATAAGAGTTTTGTCGTTTTAAACACATACGGTCGCTGATTCAACTGTTTAACGAATGAGTCGTCATATTTAACTTTACATCTATGTAAGTTTAACCCTTCACCATTATTTAACGTACTCAGATTAGGTGAGATCATCctcaactcgcgaaattgcataaaatcTGCCGATCATCACAGATacgtaatagtagattattatCATATAAGGCTTTATAGCACGAGCGAAAACTAGACAACAAAATGTGGAATGACAATTccgattgaaaattgaaaatatgatTTAGACCTATAGCattatgaaatagttatttgtttacctaGAGGagcaaatagaaaattccaacaaaagcAATGTATGTAGCCAGAGCGAAGCGTGTGGCGCAATTTTAGAGTAGGGAACATACTTCTCACAGAGACGAACACAtagtttttcatatttgcgATGTgtgatttaacatttttcttcacgaaacaaaaaacatcaattcaCCACACCATTTATggaaacataaacaaagtgaaaagtaacatttcaattgagaaaagttctattttctcccctcttgagaaatgtcattcgaccaatcgtcaacaaaacgcaattttctcaTGACCTATTGGAAGAAAATGAGCTACATCAAACCGCACATATGAAAACATTCGATAGATTCAACTCTCCCCTTGCTTACTTTATTGATTCTACATACTTTTGAGATGTTACATTACATAGATCcctctatttttattgaaagtctATCCCTGATAATACCAAAAAAGTCTAAGGGATTTGCAGTATAGAGCTACTCTTTAACTAACTGAATTTACGCGAGAAAGAGCTTCGACGAGACGCTGCACtggcaaatttattttcatttataaacgGCAAACGTATATCGCCATTTAATCATtaagtctattacttcttttgttcaaaacaTCGCCCAGTGCtggatacaaaatcttttacttcattagttttggtAAACATTATGTTTTAATACTATTTTAACTGGAGGTCTTCGCTTAATTTGATCGTgtatgtcgataacagatgattagctaATTCTGAACAAAATTGCACTGCATCGACTCCCTCTTGTCGTCCACAAAACCATTTCAAAAGTTGAAGGTCAGTAAACggcaaataaaatcattttatctAACCGTACCAGTGATACGACATTGTATCGATTTATTATAATAATGTTTccaaatcacatcatttattcaaaaataaggaCGGAAATTCTTCCTTTTTTCCTTTCGTCACACAACCCACCATATTTTCTTGCATGAAATTTACGCCCGAAACATTGTAcagaaataaacgaaattgtGAAATTATTCACACTCACATCAAATATCCTCCAAATAATTCAGACAATATCCGCTGCCAGCAGTATTATGAGAACATTTTATCACAATTTAACAATCTTTGAACCCGTCAAAACCGATTTTTCAATCCAATAAACGCACTGGGCAAAAATATCGAACTAATTTTCATTCGCTTAAACAACTCTTTAATCGATT
Above is a genomic segment from Bradysia coprophila strain Holo2 chromosome IV unlocalized genomic scaffold, BU_Bcop_v1 contig_106, whole genome shotgun sequence containing:
- the LOC119071019 gene encoding crustapain-like isoform X2; the encoded protein is MADELKNVNINSNVNDLWEIYKKEHNKSFGDPEEENRRFQIFVETVKTIIEHNAKHERGEVTFKMGINAFSHLLPEERPGGYKKPA
- the LOC119071019 gene encoding crustapain-like isoform X1; translated protein: MGESIMSNFADELKNVNINSNVNDLWEIYKKEHNKSFGDPEEENRRFQIFVETVKTIIEHNAKHERGEVTFKMGINAFSHLLPEERPGGYKKPA
- the LOC119070975 gene encoding TBC1 domain family member 16 isoform X2, translating into MPIVNIIKKASSYILGYDESADKDDQIYEDNEVLFCKNNICVHPPAFARQESDILHYPGYLTVTTKTFVDQYNNAKRPTLMLTWIPNATLRKCPSTVENSIIHRQFSEELKQNKFLQHLNEKNALKNGSQTSLISTHSIVSNNTNPFLEPYFCNSPLPDKKVLNNENGDNFDAISVSSSSDKASVSTHSRDDAADDEDVFTVGIESQPIKEETEDEIQLKRELEPLLGGEGGVDTVPNMKLPLPFQTQQSVTSVNITIANPRIQNHDISPTESVKQQSDKFMRTLSTSSQDDNFSPNWMTPELFAYKHNLSFPDSATASPVVTRKQVPLKCRRFSVDLSQMRSLRLFFNDENCTSGQLVIASRESQYKILHFHHGGLDHLAQVLHQWHCLLHNIKLAPGNDEPNLPYRQFMVCRPEVKKSELHPDEDNVNKITTDYFYGTLLNEKGQIEDDLLLRKCVFFGGLEKSLRKTVWPFLLHCYSFASSFEDRAVLLEIRKQEYEALTRRRLYSMSPEEQAQFWRTVQCVIEKDVIRTDRGNPYFAGDDNPNIEIMKNILLNYAYYNPGLSYTQGMSDLLAPVLCEVQNESETFWCFVGLMQRAIFVCTPTDNDIDKNLSYLRELIRLMVPKFHEHLEKHTDSMELLFCHRWILLCFKREFTEPVAIRMWEACWSNYLTDYFHLFLCLAIIAVYADDVIAQDLRTDEMLLHFSSLAMYMDGQVILRKARGLLHQFRQLPRIPCTLSGLCKRCGPGMWDSGHHPAIECIGHTDEEHCSLAVD
- the LOC119070975 gene encoding TBC1 domain family member 16 isoform X1: MPIVNIIKKASSYILGYDESADKDDQIYEDNEVLFCKNNICVHPPAFARQESDILHYPGYLTVTTKTFVDQYNNAKRPTLMLTWIPNATLRKCPSTVENSIIHRQFSEELKQNKFLQHLNEKNALKNGSQTSLISTHSIVSNNTNPFLEPYFCNSPLPDKKVLNNENGDNFDAISVSSSSDKASVSTHSRDDAADDEDVFTVGIESQPIKEETEDEIQLKRELEPLLGGEGGVDTVPNMKLPLPFQTQQSVTSVNITIANPRIQNHDISPTESVKQQSDKFMRTLSTSSQDDNFSPNWMTPELFAYKHNLSFPDSATASPVVTRKQVPLKCRRFSVDLSQMRSLRLFFNDENCTSGQLVIASRESQYKILHFHHGGLDHLAQVLHQWHCLLHNIKLAPGTLGNDEPNLPYRQFMVCRPEVKKSELHPDEDNVNKITTDYFYGTLLNEKGQIEDDLLLRKCVFFGGLEKSLRKTVWPFLLHCYSFASSFEDRAVLLEIRKQEYEALTRRRLYSMSPEEQAQFWRTVQCVIEKDVIRTDRGNPYFAGDDNPNIEIMKNILLNYAYYNPGLSYTQGMSDLLAPVLCEVQNESETFWCFVGLMQRAIFVCTPTDNDIDKNLSYLRELIRLMVPKFHEHLEKHTDSMELLFCHRWILLCFKREFTEPVAIRMWEACWSNYLTDYFHLFLCLAIIAVYADDVIAQDLRTDEMLLHFSSLAMYMDGQVILRKARGLLHQFRQLPRIPCTLSGLCKRCGPGMWDSGHHPAIECIGHTDEEHCSLAVD